Proteins co-encoded in one Capsicum annuum cultivar UCD-10X-F1 chromosome 9, UCD10Xv1.1, whole genome shotgun sequence genomic window:
- the LOC107842463 gene encoding UPF0690 protein C1orf52 homolog: MKRAMPWSDEEEEEDDTSSSSDDTDDNLGSANINAKHKSSQVESAKRNRKGVDIEALSRHGYKGGLSVLKVPPPKEPEQEQNWSWSSGKETREKEKEETYEERQKTRASLAEAEELVHARTQKERKNFSFSQKEKRKRDLGQASRGKSYVEEEKRLLRDNGVYSGFDS, encoded by the exons ATGAAGAGGGCAATGCCATggagtgatgaagaagaagaagaagacgataCATCCTCCTCCTCCGATGATACTGACGACAATTTGGGGTCTGCCAACATCAATGCTAAACATAAATCTTCTCAAG TTGAGTCTGCAAAGCGGAACAGAAAAGGTGTGGACATTGAAGCTCTAAGCCGCCACGGGTATAAAGGTGGATTATCTGTCCTGAAAGTTCCACCACCCAAGGAGCCAGAACAGGAACAAAATTGGTCTTGGTCAAGTGGGAAGGAAACTCgggaaaaagagaaggaagaaacTTATGAGGAGCGTCAGAAGACGAGGGCTTCACTTGCGGAAGCAGAGGAACTGGTTCATGCACGAACTCAGAAAGAGAGGAAGAACTTTTCTTTCTCACAGAAGGAGAAGAGGAAGAGAGATCTTGGTCAGGCTAGCAGAGGGAAGAGTTACGTTGAAGAGGAAAAGAGGCTGCTAAGGGATAATGGCGTTTACTCTGGGTTTGATTCCTGA